The following proteins are co-located in the Osmia bicornis bicornis unplaced genomic scaffold, iOsmBic2.1, whole genome shotgun sequence genome:
- the LOC114881280 gene encoding uncharacterized protein LOC114881280: MYVDNMCDVKEELKTVEFVCTTADIWSGRRRSFFGVTAHWITPNLKRKSAALACRRFPGMHAFDKITELLHNIHAEFGLNGEKIVATITDNASNFAKAFKIFGVKETSIEPEAEEDYTSASSSDSSTEEDDEEEESAINKCGVIDLLPRHIRCSAHTLNLCATTDMMQAIKKNEGLSIIHNDLLHKCNIFWKAAMRPKSAEVIQQTIGHALKRPGETRWNSLYDSLKQIVQIKDKLNDLGKSLGFKNSLKENDFIYLEEHLECTAPIAEAIDILQADNIFYGTLLPCLLSLDRKLTKLADSQWKFCGPISICLRDSFQRKFIAYLKFLKPEADYAALAALTHPQFKNKWLKFILEYHRNRLLDLFKNAIATELQCNEEYVISTPQPSSTQDNCFDFEDDTTQNVATEYSAKAELEVLHFFQERSTEYTILEKYAAIKKIFLKFNTPLPSSAPVERLFSYATITNSPKANRLSDSMFQRRPKTMGSFTGPGT; the protein is encoded by the exons ATGTACGTGGACAATATGTGTGACGTAAAAGAAGAATTGAAGACCGTTGAATTTGTCTGTACGACTGCAGATATTTGGTCAGGAAGACGACGGAGCTTCTTTGGTGTTACAGCCCATTGGATCACACCAAATTTAAAAAGGAAATCAGCAGCTTTAGCTTGTCGCCGCTTTCCTGGTATGCATGCTTTCGATAAAATCACCGAACTTTTACATAATATACATGCAGAATTCGGATTAAACGGTGAAAAAATTGTTGCGACTATCACTGATAATGCCAGCAATTTCGCAAAGGCATTTAAGATATTCGGTGTGAAGGAAACGTCGATCGAACCTGAAGCTGAAGAGGATTACACGAGTGCTTCCTCCTCTGATTCTTCCACTGAAGAagacgacgaagaagaagaaagtgcGATAAATAAATGTGGTGTTATCGACTTATTACCACGTCATATTCGATGCTCGGCACACACATTGAATTTGTGTGCTACGACGGACATGATGcaagcaattaaaaaaaatgaaggttTGTCCATCATTCATAATGATTTGTTGCACAAATGCAACATATTTTGGAAGGCAGCGATGAGGCCGAAATCCGCTGAAGTAATACAGCAAACAATTGGTCATGCATTAAAACGACCCGGCGAAACACGCTGGAATTCTTTGTACGATTCCCTCAAGCAGATTGTACAAATCAAGGACAAACTGAATGATCTGGGAAAATCTTTAGGATTTAAAAACAGCTTAAAGGAAAACGATTTCATTTATTTGGAAGAACATTTAGAGTGTACCGCGCCGATTGCGGAAGCAATCGACATTTTACAAGCCGATAATATTTTCTATGGAACACTATTACCGTGCTTACTATCCTTAGATAGAAAACTAACGAAATTGGCAGATTCACAATGGAAATTTTGCGGACCAATAAGCATATGTCTCCGTGACAGTTTTCAAAGGAAGTTCATTGCttacttgaaatttttgaagcCGGAGGCAGATTATGCTGCCCTGGCAGCACTAACGCATCcccaatttaaaaataagtggCTGAAATTCATTCTGGAATATCATCGGAACAGACTGCTGGATCTCTTCAAAAATGCTATAGCTACAGAACTTCAATGCAATGAGGAATATGTAATAAGTACGCCACAACCATCGTCTACTCAGGACAATTGTTTTGATTTTGAAGACGATACTACGCAAAACGTAGCTACAGAATATTCTGCCAAAGCAGAACTTGAA GTATTACACTTTTTTCAAGAAAGAAGTACAGAATACACTATCCTGGAAAAATATGCTgctataaaaaagatattcttgaaatttaatactCCACTACCATCGTCGGCTCCTGTGGAGAGATTATTTTCATACGCCACAATTACAAATTCTCCAAAGGCCAACAGATTATCAGATAGCATGTTTCAACGGAGA CCAAAGACAATGGGATCCTTTACAGGACCTGGGACctga